The genomic segment TGCGCACGGCGTGGCTGCACCCTTCATCCATAGTAAAGCGCTCTTTTTCCCAATCGCAGGAAGAGCCCAGCTTTTTGAGCTGGTTGACGATGCGGCCGCCGTATTCCTCTTTCCATTTCCAGACGTGCTTTAAGAATTCCTCCCGGCCGATATCCTCTTTTTTGATGCCCTGCTCGGCCAGCTGGTTGACGACCTTCACTTCCGTCGCGATGCTGGCGTGATCCGTTCCGGGCAGCCAGAGGGTCTCGAAGCCCTGCATCCGCCGGAAGCGGATGATGGCATCCTGAATGGTATTATCCAGCCCATGGCCCATATGCAGCTGGCCCGTGATATTGGGCGGGGGGATGACGATGGTGAACGGCTTCTTATCCGGGTTGGGGTGCGCAGAAAAATACCCTTTTTCCATCCAGCGCTGATAGAGCTTTTCCTCTACCTGGCTGTGATCATAGGCTTTTTTTAAGTCTTTGCTCATATCTTTCTCCTTCTTTATTCCTTAAAATCTGCGGGCCGTTTGCCCGGGATCAAAAAAGAGTTTTTCCTCCAAAGGACGAAAAACTCCGTGGTACCACCTTTCTTCCGCAGCAAACTGCGGCACTTAGAAGCGCACATACATGCGCCTGCCCGATAACGGGGGCGGCCGTCTTTCCTTACTGTTTTCGGGAAAGCGAGCTCCAAAGCGACTTCGGGATATGCTGCCGCCCTCGCACCAGATGGGCTGCTCTCTGAAAAAATCCTTACTACTCTTTTTCTCCGCTCTTGTTTGGAAATATTAACTTCCAGTTGATAATAGCATACCGTATAAACGCCAAAATGACAAGCCCCAAAGCGACATACATCAGATATAAATAGCTTTTTCCTAAAAATTCCCGGAAAAACCCTGCCGCGATGGAGGTATTGAGCAAAAATGCCGAAACTTTTCCATAAATATCCGAAGGCGTGGAATTGCCGTTTTTCAGCGCCAGCGCGCCGCCTATCAGCAAAAGGGCATCCTTTGCAAAAATCGCAATCGTTACCCACAGCGGCACAACGCCCATGACCGTAAACGTGATGATGACGCTGATGGCCATCAGCTTATCCGCCACGGGATCCAGCCAGATGCCGACTTTGGAGACCATATGATATTTGCGGGCGATATAGCCATCCAGCAGATCCGTCATGCAGACCAGGATGAAGGTTACCCCGCCCCAGATCATCTGATCCCGCACCGCCAGAAGCACAACCACCGGGATGAGCAGCAGCCGCACAAGCGTCAGCACATTGGGAATCGTCCAAAATTTGTTGTTATTCTGCTCCACCAAGCCCTCGCTCCTTCTTCTGCCTTGCACTTTTCTTTTTATTATAGTCTTTAGGGGGTGATATTTCAAGGGGATTTGCGCATAGAAACTCTTTCGTTTTCTATAAAAATAGGTTAAGATAGGGGTAGCATAAAACGCATCCGATTGGAATGGAAGGAGCTTTTCATGAAAAAAGTATATATCGGCGTGGATATCGGCGGGACGAAAATTGCCTTTGGCATCTTTGGCGAGGATTTTTCCCTGCTCTCCAAACACCGCTTCGCTTTTGACAACCAGAAAACCGCGGAATATCTGATGGATAAGCTGGCAGACGAGATTTTGCAGGCGCTGGCTTCCCAGGGGCTTGGCCGGGAAAACCTGCTGGGCATTGGCATCGGCGCTCCGGGCACGCCGGATATGCGGGAGGGCAAGTTCCTCGTCTGCGCCAACGCCTCGACGCTCAACGGATATCCCATCGGGCCACACCTGGAAAAAGCGCTGGGCGCGCCGGCCATCATCGACAACGACGCCAATATCGCGGCCATCTGCGAACACGAGCTGGGCGCCGGCCAGGGCTTTGAGCATATGATCTACTCCACCGCCTCCACCGGCATTGGCGGCGGCCTCATCTTTAACGGCAAAATTTTCCGGGGCAGCTACAACTGCGCCGGGGAGATTGGGCACACCATCTGCACCTATAAGACCGGCCGGGAGATCGCTTACAGCAATCCGGGCTCTGTGGAGAGCTACGCGGGCGGCGGCAATGTCTGCGATGAGATTATGCAAAAAATCGCCGCGGGAGAGCCGACGCTCATGAAAGAGCTGGCCGCCGGCGGGAAAGTTACCGGGCAGATCATCAAGGCGGCCTATGAGCAGGGCGACGCCATGGCGGCCTGGGCGCTCGACCAGATCGGCGAATACCTCGGGCTGCTCTATTTCAACCTCTATCAGATTCTCAATATCAACTGCTATGTCATCGGCGGCGGGCTGACCAATTTTGGCGACGAGCTTTTCTCCCGCATTGAGAAGACCTTCTATAGCTTCTATTTCCAGTGCCCCAAGGAATACCCCGTCTACTTCAAGCAGGCGAAATTCTCCCAGGATGCGGGCATTTACGGCGCGGCGCTGCTCTTCACCCAGCAGTAGAAAACAGCGGCATCAAAAAACCGGCGGAAACGATTCCGCCGGTTTTCTTTTATTCCTGCATCTCCCGCGCCCGGGCATGGCAGCAATGCGCCAGCCGCGGCCAGATGCGGCGCGCCAGCGCAAAGAGCGCATATCCAGCGGCGGCGCCCAGCGTGTTCAGCCAGAGGTCGTCGATATCCACGCCGCGGCCCAGCGGAATTTGGCACAGCTCGATGAGCAGGGAAATGCCCAGGCCAGCCAGCAGCGTTTTGGAGAGCGTGCATTTGGGGGAAAGCATGGGCAAAAAGAGGCCGATGGGAACGAACATCGCGATGTTCCCGAGAAAATTCACGATAAAATAGCCGAAATTATGGTTGCGCTGAATCTGCGCGGCGCTGTCCGCAAAGACTCGGAAGGGCACCAGATTGAACTGCGACCACCAGACCGCCCGCGCCCGATTGCGCTCCAGCGCATATCCGCCTGCCAGCAGAGTCTGCGAAAACAGCCCCGCCAGGCAGAGCGAAAAGAGGCAGAGCGCCAGCTCCCGCGCCCAGCTGCGCGCCAGCTTTTTTCTGCGCAGGGCGAGCAAGATCGCCCGTACAATCAGATAGACGGGCAGAACCGCCGCCATGGCGATCAGCGTTTCCAAAATATACTCCTTCATCTCTTCTCCTATTTATAAATCCAGATACCAGATGAGCTGGATTTCCTCGGCCACTTCCGGCTCGCCCTGATAGGCGTGCGTATTCATCGCGCCCAGCACAGCGCCTTTGCCCGCATAAAAATGCGCCGCCCGGACGTTGTTGTTCTGGCTCTCTATCTTCATCTGCCGCATTCCCTGCGCCCGGCCCCACTGCGCCGCCTGCTCAAACAGCCGGCTACCGATGCCCTGGCCCCGGCATTCCTCGGCCACCCGAATATCCCAGAGCACGCAGAGATCGTCCCGGCCTTCCAGCATATGCACGCCCGGGGTGCGCGCGGCGACGATGGCCCCGCCCACCGGCCTCCTGCCGTCATAGGCCAAAAAGAAGGCCCAGTTATCCAGGCAAAAGCGCTGGGGAAGCCGGGTGATTTGCTCATACCGGCCGAAATCCTTCCGATAGGGCCGCAGGGCATCCTCCTCTTTCAGGCGCATCCCGCCCAGACCATTTCGCGGCGTTTCCAGCTTCAAAATTCGATCTACTGAGACGATCATCGGAATTTTATCATATGTTTCCAGGCAAGAAGCATCCGCCTGCCGAACAATAATCCCGCTCATGGCTCTCTCCCCTCTCAGTCAGCGCGCCGCCCGCTTGGCTTCGGCCAGCAAAATAGCCAGCCCTTCTCCCAGGGCCGCGCCAATCAGATGGCTATAACTGCCATAGGCGGGCTGCAGCTTGGCGATGACGCCCAAAAGCTCTTTGAGATCTCCATCGACGGCGATGGAGACGATGGGAATGCTCCTGCCCTGCTCATCGCACATCATCTCTTCCTGTATCTGAAATTCCTTCTGCATGTGTTTCCTCCTATGACAGAAAAAGGGGAGGCCATGCCTCCCCTGCTTTTGACGCTATTTCACGCCCTGCAAATCTACCGTGATGCGGTAGGTATCCGGCGTCGCCGCCGCGGCGAACGCTTCCTGGATATCCTTCAGCGCAAAGGTTTTGCCCTCCAGGGAATAGCTGCAGTCCACGATCTTGTTGGAGATCATGAAGCCCGCATCCACATAGTCTTCCACATCCGCGGACATGGTGCCGATGATCTCGATGCGGCGGTAGTGGATATCGTTGGGGTTGATCTGGAACTCGGGAACAGGATAGCCCGCGGCGAAGAGCAGGAATCTGCCTTCCAGCCGCTTGAGCATCTCCATGCCCTGCCGGTATGCCACAGAGTGGCCCACAGCCGCGATGACTGCATCCGCGCCCTTGCCGTCCGTCAGCTGCTTCACCTGCTCCACCGGGTCGCCGTTTTTGGCATCCACGATCTCGGCAAAGCCCATGGCCGCCGCCCGCTCCAGCTTTTTGGGCGTCAGCTCGGAGATGATGACATGCGCGCCAAACGCTTTTGCCACCTGGGCATTGAGCAGGCCCATGGTGCCCGCGCCGATGACGACGACCGTCTCGCCCGGCTTCACGCGCAGGCGCTTCATGCCGCGCACCACCGTGGCCACGGGCTCCAGGAACCCGGCCTCTGCGGCGGAAATATTTTTGGACATTTTCAGCACTTTGTTTTTGGGGAACACTTTGTAATCCGAGAAGCCGCGGTCGCCATGGAAGCCATCGCGCACCGGCCAGCCGCCCTCTTTGCTCTCACAGCAGAAGCTCTTGCCCATCAGGCAGGCTTTGCAGTGCCCGCAGCCCATGAACAGCGGGGCAACGCGGTCGCCGATCTCCACATTCTCCACATTCTCGCCCTTGGCGCAGACAATGCCCGACCACTCATGCCCGCCGGCCATCGGGAAGCCCTGATGGTTGCGCAGGCCCATCCACTGCTGATAGTCCGTCGTGCAGATATTGCACGCCTCCATCTTGAGCAGCACGTCGTCGCTCCCCATTTCGGGCAGCGGCTCTTCGTGCATCGCCGCGACTTTGGGCTCCATAATTGCAGTAAAGTAGTGTGTTTTTGGAATGCTCATGTTTCCCTCCTAGAATGTTTTCCCTCTAATTTCTCTATTGCAGCGCACCCGGCGCTTCAACGCATGTGATCGAATCTGTTTTCGGATACACTTAGTATACCACAGCCTATTCAAAAAGGACAGAGAAAATCCCTGTCCTTTTTTTAATACGGGATGTCCGCCGCCTCGGCCTCGGCCATCTCATAGAACCGCGCCTCCGTCAGCTGCATCAGCACCTTTTCCTCCGGGGTTTCTTCGCTCAACCCAGAAAAGCGCATGAGCGCCGCGCGGATGCCGTTTTTGCGGATTTCCTCTCCCACGGCCTGCGCGCCGGGATCTTCCGGGTTCTGGAAATAGTAGGCCGCCGCCAGCACTTTGGCCAGAAAATGCGGCATACGCCCATGCCGGATACAGCAGAGCGCCGGGCCGACCACCCGGTCGCCCTTGGCCAGCTTTCTGGGCAAATCCTGCGCCACCCGCTCGAGAACATCGTCTGACGTGGGGCTGGACCACATGTTCCACTCCTGGCGCTGGAAATCCCGCCAGATCTCCTCTACCGGGACGCCAAACTCCTCCGAAACGGCATAGATGCCTTCCCGCTCGGCCAGCAGGACGCTTCTGCGGATCGCCGGATCCGCCGTGGCCTCCCGGATATAGCAAAGGCCCGCTCTCTGGCCCAGAACGGCCAGAGCAAAATGCTTCATATTGATCGTCCAGATTTTATGCACCAGCCGCACGGGCAGCTTATCCTTGAGCACGAGATTGACCCCTTCGGGCACGCCCCTTTTAAAGCCATCCCGATCCACGGGCATGCTGGGCTCATCCCCGCCCGTGGCCGCCAGCGGATCTTCCGCCAGCATCTCGGGCGTGGGCGCAACCGAAAGCCGGGAGACCAGCGTCTCGATAAAGCCGACTTTTTCACTCAAAAATGCCTGCTGCTCGGGCGTCTCCAGATGCTCCTGGATGGCCGCGCGGATTTGGCCGGTGGGCTGAAGGAAGTTGACGCAGATGAAGATATCCAGCGCGGAATGGTCTCCCGCAGCCAGCCGTTTTTTGATGGCATCCGAGATGAGAACGCCCATATCCCCGATGGCGGCAGGAAAGATGGGCAGCGCCAGATAGGGTGCAGTGCTGACCGCCTCCACGCATGCCTCGTATTCCTCATCCAGGCCAAAGGCGTCGTAGCCCGAGATGCGCACGCGATCAAAGCTGCCGTCGCTGTGCGTCTTAAAGAGCGTATAGCCGCCGGCCTGGCGCATCTGCCGCGCCTGCTCTGCCCGGTGCGTCAGAAATGTGATGTGATAGCCGGCGTCCGTCCCAAAAATATCCGCCAGATAGCTTTTGGCAATTTTGCCGGCACCGACGATGACCAGCCTCTTTTCTGTGTTCCCCATGTTTTCCTCCCCTGCGGCCCTCTAGTAGGCGATATCGAACGGATCCATGCCCGAAAGCTCGTAATACTGGCCGACGATGAGCTGCTTTAACAGCCGCTCTTCCAAAACATCATCCGAAAGATCGCAGAATTTTGCCACAGCGGCATCGATTCCCTCTTTTTTGATGCACTCGCCGATTTCCACTGCGCCGGGATCTGCCGGGTTCTGGAAATAGAAGCCCAGCGCCGCGCCCCGGGAGAGGAAATAGGGCATGCGCCCATGCTTCAGGCAGGCCAGCGCCGGCCCGATGAGGCGATCGCCCTTGGCCAGCTTTCTTCTCATATCCTGCGCCACCCGCAGGCAGGTATCCTTATTGTTATCATTGGCGTTATCCGCGAAATACTCCTCCCGGCTTTCCGGCTCGTCTGCGTCGATCTCCTCCTGAGTGAAGCCGCATTCCTGGCAGACAGCGAAGTTTGCCTCGCGCTTTGCCAGAATGGCGCAGCGCATGACATCCGGATCCTGGCCGCTCTCGCCGATATACTGCTTGCCCTTGAACTGGCCGTACAGCGCTGTGATGCAGTGCGACATATTGGAAACCCAGATTTTATGCACCATCCAGCCCGGGACGTTGTGCTTCAAAACAAAGTTGACCCCAGCCGGCGGCTCGCCCTTCAGCGGATCGGCATCCACGGGCAGGAAATCGATATCGCTGGAATAGCAGACCAGCGGATCTTCCGCCAGCATTTCCGGCTGCGGGATGGCACCGTTTCTCTGCACCAGCGTCTCGGAAAGGCCGACTTTCTCTTTGAAATACGCCCGCTCAGCCTCGGTTTCCAGTTTTTCCTCGATAAACTTAGTGAAAATCTGCGTGGAATTCAGGAAGTTGACGCAGATATAGAGATCCAGCGGCTCCTGGCTTCCTGCGGCGGTTCTCTGCCGGATGGCATCCGCGATCATATGCCCGATGGATTCACAGGCTCCGGGGAACACGTGCACCGTGGCATAGTTCGTGCGGCAAAGCGCATCCACGCACTGCTGATACTCGGTTTGCGTGCAGAAGGCGTCGTAGCCCGAGATGGTAACGCGGCTATGCGTGCCGTCCGAATGGCGCTTGATGATGAGGTATTTGCCCTGCTCCCGCAGAGCCTGGGTCAGCTCGGGCGAATACTCCAGAAAAGTCAGATGATAGCCGGCGGCATCGAACAGCTCGGCCAGGTATCCGCGGCCAATTTTGCCCGCGCCAATGAGCACAGCTTCTTTTTTAGGCATAAAAAATCCCTCCTGATGAAAATCCAAATCTCTTCTTTTATGATAACCGCCGCAGGGCAATCCGTCAATCACAAAAGCGGCAGGCGAGGCCGGCATTTGGGCGCAAAAAAAGAGCCGATGCCTTTGCCGGCCCGCCGAAAGGCGATGCCCGCTGAGAAGCAATTGCCTTTCAGCGGGCATTGCTTTATAATGAACTGACAAATGCAAATTGAATTTGCAGAGGGCACGGAGGAAAATATAATGG from the Christensenellaceae bacterium 44-20 genome contains:
- a CDS encoding CDP-alcohol phosphatidyltransferase family protein, with the protein product MEQNNNKFWTIPNVLTLVRLLLIPVVVLLAVRDQMIWGGVTFILVCMTDLLDGYIARKYHMVSKVGIWLDPVADKLMAISVIITFTVMGVVPLWVTIAIFAKDALLLIGGALALKNGNSTPSDIYGKVSAFLLNTSIAAGFFREFLGKSYLYLMYVALGLVILAFIRYAIINWKLIFPNKSGEKE
- a CDS encoding ROK family protein, giving the protein MKKVYIGVDIGGTKIAFGIFGEDFSLLSKHRFAFDNQKTAEYLMDKLADEILQALASQGLGRENLLGIGIGAPGTPDMREGKFLVCANASTLNGYPIGPHLEKALGAPAIIDNDANIAAICEHELGAGQGFEHMIYSTASTGIGGGLIFNGKIFRGSYNCAGEIGHTICTYKTGREIAYSNPGSVESYAGGGNVCDEIMQKIAAGEPTLMKELAAGGKVTGQIIKAAYEQGDAMAAWALDQIGEYLGLLYFNLYQILNINCYVIGGGLTNFGDELFSRIEKTFYSFYFQCPKEYPVYFKQAKFSQDAGIYGAALLFTQQ
- a CDS encoding VanZ family protein; the encoded protein is MKEYILETLIAMAAVLPVYLIVRAILLALRRKKLARSWARELALCLFSLCLAGLFSQTLLAGGYALERNRARAVWWSQFNLVPFRVFADSAAQIQRNHNFGYFIVNFLGNIAMFVPIGLFLPMLSPKCTLSKTLLAGLGISLLIELCQIPLGRGVDIDDLWLNTLGAAAGYALFALARRIWPRLAHCCHARAREMQE
- a CDS encoding GNAT family N-acetyltransferase; the protein is MSGIIVRQADASCLETYDKIPMIVSVDRILKLETPRNGLGGMRLKEEDALRPYRKDFGRYEQITRLPQRFCLDNWAFFLAYDGRRPVGGAIVAARTPGVHMLEGRDDLCVLWDIRVAEECRGQGIGSRLFEQAAQWGRAQGMRQMKIESQNNNVRAAHFYAGKGAVLGAMNTHAYQGEPEVAEEIQLIWYLDL
- a CDS encoding zinc-binding dehydrogenase, yielding MSIPKTHYFTAIMEPKVAAMHEEPLPEMGSDDVLLKMEACNICTTDYQQWMGLRNHQGFPMAGGHEWSGIVCAKGENVENVEIGDRVAPLFMGCGHCKACLMGKSFCCESKEGGWPVRDGFHGDRGFSDYKVFPKNKVLKMSKNISAAEAGFLEPVATVVRGMKRLRVKPGETVVVIGAGTMGLLNAQVAKAFGAHVIISELTPKKLERAAAMGFAEIVDAKNGDPVEQVKQLTDGKGADAVIAAVGHSVAYRQGMEMLKRLEGRFLLFAAGYPVPEFQINPNDIHYRRIEIIGTMSADVEDYVDAGFMISNKIVDCSYSLEGKTFALKDIQEAFAAAATPDTYRITVDLQGVK